From Pelmatolapia mariae isolate MD_Pm_ZW linkage group LG1, Pm_UMD_F_2, whole genome shotgun sequence, one genomic window encodes:
- the lgr4 gene encoding leucine-rich repeat-containing G-protein coupled receptor 4 encodes MRVDLFWVCLWCLLRPGATGQGQSTAVCSLSCSCDEDGGADCSGRGLTAVPTGLSTFTYYLDLSMNNITELPAYVFKNLPYLEELRLPGNDLSFIHPEAFSGLHQLKVLMLQNNQLKTVPNSALKNLHSLQSLRLDANHITTVPDDSFESLQQLRHLWLDDNNLMEVPVGSLRHQANLQALTLALNRILYIPDNAFANLTSLVVLHLHNNRINEIGDNCFSGLVNLETLDLNFNNLKVFPKAIQALPKLKELGFHSNDIASIPEGAFHNNPLLKTIHLYDNPLSFVGASAFQNLSSLHSLMLRGASMMQDFPILTWTNNLESLTLSGTKISSIPTDLCEDLKVLRTLDMSYNEIKQLPSLQGCTQLQEINFQHNNIEKINQDTFQGLSALRLLDLSRNEIRVIHRDAFLTLRALTNLDLSMNSLTGIPTAGLSALSQLKLSGNPQMKNVLTANNLPKLRSISVPYAYQCCAFVGCDSVTTSFEKEHMKKTAGGEDVEKISMVMHCSPSPGAFKPCEHLLGNWMIRLTVWFICLVSLVFNSLVLVATFSPSHRAAAHSHCPTPSLSPARLLMGLLALANLLTGLYVGVLTVLDVATWGSFAEFGVWWEMGPGCQITGVLAVFSSEWSVLLLSLAAVERSVAVRMILGKVMMSPRRSASSRRGCLRGDRRFSLAAGLLALLAAAGACLPLVTSGDQSSSPLCLPFAGGERPALSVTVILVLLNAVAYLFTAAVYTQLYCTLGRVELADPEQTGALRHIAWLIFTNCIFFCPVAAFSFAPLLTGSTAGGPEIAKTVTLIFFPLPACLNPVLYVFFSPAFREDWLRLRSRRSSTREMKTTTEGHRDDSGGGSELTDGGSSTHLGFDCGMYSQLCGEVVVCEQCEAALRARTCSSPSSSTVCRHLVKSHSCPTLLAGAAAYQRSEGFWGDSSTPSAQSEYADEGDSFVSDSSDQIQACGRACFCQSRGLPLVHYSYNIPRVKD; translated from the exons TGACCTGAGCATGAACAACATCACTGAGCTTCCAGCATACGTATTCAAAAACCTCCCCTATCTCGAAGAACT TCGACTTCCAGGAAATGACCTGTCGTTCATCCACCCCGAAGCCTTTTCTGGACTGCATCAGCTCAAAGTCCT GATGCTCCAGAATAATCAGCTGAAGACGGTGCCAAACTCGGCACTGAAGAACCTTCACTCTCTCCAGTCTCT TCGTCTGGATGCCAACCATATTACAACTGTTCCGGATGACAGCTTTGAAAGCCTTCAGCAGCTGCGCCACCTCTGGTTGGATGATAACAACCTGATGGAGGTGCCCGTCGGTTCTCTGAGGCACCAGGCGAACCTTCAGGCTCTGACGTTGGCACTTAACCGCATCCTGTACATACCAGACAACGCCTTTGCAAACCTCACCAGTTTAGTTGTACT GCATCTTCACAACAACAGAATCAACGAGATAGGAGACAACTGTTTCTCTGGACTTGTAAACCTGGAGACACT aGATCTTAACTTCAACAACCTGAAGGTTTTTCCCAAAGCAATACAGGCCCTCCCCAAACTGAAAGAGCT TGGGTTTCATAGCAATGATATTGCTTCCATACCCGAGGGGGCCTTCCACAACAATCCCCTGCTGAAAACCAT ACATCTTTATGACAACCCTCTGTCGTTCGTGGGCGCATCAGCTTTCCAGAACCTGTCCAGCCTGCACTCACT GATGTTGCGTGGCGCCAGTATGATGCAGGACTTCCCCATCCTTACATGGACTAACAACCTTGAGAGTCT GACCCTGTCGGGCACCAAGATATCGTCCATACCCACTGATCTGTGCGAGGACCTCAAAGTGCTGCGAACGCT CGACATGTCCTACAATGAGATAAAACAGTTACCTTCCCTCCAGGGCTGCACCCAGCTGCAGGAGAT AAACTTTCAGCACAATAATATTGAAAAAATTAACCAAGACACTTTCCAAGGTCTCTCTGCTCTCCGTTTACT AGACCTGAGTAGAAATGAAATCCGAGTTATCCACAGAGATGCTTTTCTCACCCTCAGGGCGCTCACCAACCT AGATCTGAGTATGAACTCTCTCACTGGGATTCCAACAGCTGGACTGAGCGCGCTCAGTCAGCTGAAACTCTCCGGGAACCCGCAGATGAAAAATGTGCTAACTGCAAATAACCTGCCTAAACTCAG gtcCATTTCTGTCCCTTACGCCTACCAGTGCTGTGCATTCGTTGGATGTGACTCAGTGACGACTTCTTTTGAGAAAGAGCACATGAAGAAAACTGCAG GTGGGGAAGATGTGGAAAAAATCTCAATGGTTATGCATTGTTCTCCTTCACCAG GAGCTTTCAAGCCTTGTGAACACCTCTTGGGTAACTGGATGATCCGTCTGACAGTCTGGTTCATCTGCCTGGTGTCGCTGGTCTTTAACAGCCTGGTGCTGGTGGCCACCTTCTCTCCGTCACACCGAGCTGCTGCCCATTCCCACTGCCCGACCCCGTCTCTGTCTCCAGCCAGGCTGCTGATGGGGCTGCTGGCTCTGGCCAACCTGCTCACGGGCTTGTACGTCGGCGTGCTGACTGTGCTCGATGTTGCTACGTGGGGATCCTTTGCTGAGTTTGGGGTGTGGTGGGAGATGGGACCTGGCTGTCAGATCACAGGAGTTCTGGCCGTCTTCTCGTCAGAGTGGTCAGTCTTGTTGCTGTCGCTGGCAGCCGTGGAGCGCAGCGTGGCCGTGCGGATGATTCTTGGGAAGGTCATGATGTCGCCCAGGAGGAGTGCCAGCAGCCGTCGCGGGTGCTTAAGAGGAGATCGACGCTTCAGCCTCGCTGCAGGATTGCTGGCGCTGCTGGCCGCCGCTGGGGCCTGCCTGCCTCTTGTGACCTCCGGTGATCAGTCTTCGTCTCCTCTCTGCCTGCCGTTTGCCGGCGGTGAGCGTCCAGCTTTGAGTGTTACGGTCATTTTGGTGCTGCTCAACGCCGTGGCCTACCTGTTCACCGCAGCTGTGTACACCCAGTTGTACTGCACACTGGGCAGGGTGGAGCTGGCAGATCCGGAGCAGACGGGTGCCCTGAGACACATCGCCTGGCTCATCTTCACCAACTGCATCTTCTTCTGTCCTGTGGCGGCGTTCTCTTTTGCCCCCCTCCTGACTGGCTCCACAGCTGGTGGCCCGGAGATTGCCAAGACCGTCACCCTCATCTTCTTCCCGCTGCCCGCTTGCCTGAACCCAGTGCTGTACGTGTTCTTCAGCCCAGCCTTCAGGGAGGACTGGCTGAGACTACGCAGTCGCAGAAGTTCAACCAGGGAGATGAAGACCACCACAGAAGGTCACCGAGATGACAGTGGCGGAGGGTCTGAGCTCACAGACGGGGGCTCCTCCACACACCTAGGCTTTGACTGTGGGATGTACTCGCAGCTTTGCGGTGAGGTGGTTGTTTGTGAGCAGTGTGAGGCAGCACTGCGTGCCAGGACCTGCTCTTCCCCCTCGTCCTCCACAGTCTGTAGACACTTGGTCAAGTCCCACAGCTGTCCCACCCTCCTGGCTGGAGCTGCGGCATACCAGCGCTCGGAGGGGTTTTGGGGAGACAGCAGCACGCCGTCTGCACAGTCTGAGTACGCAGACGAGGGGGACTCTTTTGTGTCAGACAGCTCGGACCAGATTCAGGCGTGCGGCCGAGCTTGCTTTTGTCAGAGCAGAGGCCTTCCTCTTGTACACTACTCATACAACATACCTCGAGTCAAGGACTAA